A genomic segment from Litoribacterium kuwaitense encodes:
- a CDS encoding cation diffusion facilitator family transporter, whose product MGHDHGHNHAHSANKKALIISFFITFTYMLVEAVGGLLTNSLALLSDAGHMLSDAISLGVGALAFSIGEKVANYSKTYGYKRLEILAALFNGVTLCLIAIFIFYEAYQRFVDPPEVASIGMLTIATIGLFVNLFVAWILMRGDTKENLNLRAAFLHVLGDLLGSVGAITAALLILFFGWGWADPLASVIVAVLVLVSGWRVTKDSFHVLMEGTPKQIDIEDIVEIIKNVSGVAKVHDLHVWTITSGQNALSCHAVVDGSLTIQESEELLQALEHALAHKGIDHVTIQLESDEHPHDDALMCRWEHAHEHQHK is encoded by the coding sequence TTGGGACACGATCACGGACATAACCATGCACATTCAGCCAATAAGAAAGCACTCATCATTTCTTTCTTTATTACATTCACCTATATGCTCGTTGAAGCGGTCGGTGGACTGCTCACAAACAGCCTTGCCCTTTTATCTGACGCCGGGCATATGCTGAGCGATGCCATTTCATTAGGCGTAGGTGCACTAGCATTTAGTATCGGTGAAAAGGTCGCAAACTATAGCAAAACCTATGGCTACAAACGGCTGGAAATTTTGGCTGCCTTGTTTAACGGCGTTACGCTTTGTCTCATTGCTATTTTTATCTTTTACGAAGCCTACCAGCGCTTTGTCGATCCACCTGAGGTTGCGTCAATTGGGATGCTGACGATCGCCACCATTGGTCTATTCGTCAACTTGTTTGTCGCTTGGATATTAATGCGCGGCGACACGAAGGAGAATTTGAACTTGCGCGCAGCATTCCTGCACGTTTTAGGCGATTTGCTCGGCTCTGTCGGCGCCATCACTGCAGCACTCCTCATTCTGTTTTTCGGCTGGGGCTGGGCTGATCCGTTAGCGAGTGTGATCGTCGCCGTGCTTGTTCTCGTGAGCGGCTGGCGCGTAACGAAAGACTCGTTCCACGTGTTAATGGAAGGGACACCGAAGCAAATTGATATTGAAGACATCGTCGAGATAATTAAAAACGTGAGCGGTGTCGCCAAAGTGCACGATCTGCACGTCTGGACGATTACGAGTGGGCAAAACGCCTTATCATGCCACGCCGTCGTCGACGGATCACTCACAATTCAGGAAAGTGAAGAGCTGTTACAAGCCCTCGAACACGCCTTAGCACATAAAGGTATTGACCATGTCACCATCCAACTCGAAAGTGACGAACACCCCCATGATGACGCCCTAATGTGCCGTTGGGAGCACGCTCATGAACATCAGCATAAATAA
- a CDS encoding cryptochrome/photolyase family protein, with product MTTVDSSSVVAVWFRNDLRLHDHTALFYAMQYAKQHECRLFAFFHIHPDMIRPFTKRHDYFFRTLEAVRKEATKHQFPIHIFSGSLKDALQTASEEVSNWQAVFFNKDETPFGKARDGEAIAWYHENNILPFSFEDGHLVGPYDVEKKGGGHYRVFTPYLRAWREQVKPAVLDIDATELTTLAWRQNAISHDGEEKLAALLTQCKMPWKTIGEHAAKQRMLSFMRTKAGRYDERRDYPAIDGTSRLSPYLKTGALSIRTLYEAAAVQIENGNQSSQVDTFVQELAWRDFYYMIHVHYPNCQNEEINQNYRTMTWNNNEAWLECWKIGQTGFPIVDAAMRQLNQIGWMHNRLRMVVASFLTKDLLIDWRVGERYFASALIDYDPSSNIGGWQWAASTGTDAVPYFRVFNPTRQSERFDPEGAFIRKYVPELAGVPTKYIHQPEKMSHEEQQKAGCIIGQDYPEPMVDHKERRQIALRQFEQAKQEQTD from the coding sequence TTGACTACTGTTGACTCATCTTCTGTGGTCGCTGTTTGGTTTCGAAACGACTTACGTTTACATGATCATACGGCGTTGTTTTACGCCATGCAATATGCAAAGCAACATGAATGTAGATTATTTGCTTTTTTTCACATTCATCCAGATATGATTCGTCCATTTACAAAGCGGCATGACTATTTCTTTCGCACACTTGAGGCGGTGAGAAAGGAAGCGACAAAGCATCAGTTTCCCATTCATATATTTTCTGGCTCTTTAAAAGATGCGTTGCAAACGGCTTCTGAAGAAGTGTCAAATTGGCAGGCTGTCTTTTTTAATAAGGATGAAACACCTTTTGGGAAGGCGAGAGACGGGGAAGCCATCGCTTGGTATCATGAAAACAACATTCTTCCCTTCTCGTTTGAAGATGGTCATCTCGTTGGCCCTTATGATGTTGAGAAAAAGGGTGGTGGACACTACCGTGTATTTACGCCGTACTTGCGTGCTTGGCGTGAGCAAGTGAAGCCGGCTGTCTTGGATATTGACGCAACAGAGCTGACTACGCTGGCCTGGAGGCAAAATGCGATTTCCCACGACGGTGAGGAGAAGCTTGCGGCGTTGCTAACGCAATGTAAGATGCCGTGGAAAACAATTGGTGAGCACGCTGCAAAGCAGCGGATGTTATCGTTTATGCGAACGAAGGCAGGGCGTTATGATGAGCGCCGCGATTATCCGGCGATAGACGGGACAAGTCGCTTGTCTCCTTACTTAAAAACGGGTGCATTATCGATTCGGACGTTGTATGAAGCTGCAGCTGTTCAAATCGAAAACGGGAATCAGTCGTCCCAAGTCGATACGTTCGTGCAGGAGCTTGCGTGGCGCGATTTCTACTACATGATTCACGTTCATTATCCAAACTGTCAGAATGAAGAGATTAACCAAAACTATCGCACCATGACTTGGAATAATAATGAAGCATGGCTGGAATGCTGGAAAATTGGACAGACCGGCTTTCCAATTGTGGATGCGGCGATGCGGCAGCTCAATCAGATCGGTTGGATGCATAATCGTCTGCGCATGGTTGTCGCGTCTTTTTTAACAAAGGATTTGCTCATCGATTGGCGTGTAGGAGAACGTTATTTTGCATCGGCGCTCATTGATTATGACCCTTCCTCTAATATTGGTGGCTGGCAGTGGGCTGCATCAACTGGCACCGATGCCGTTCCGTACTTTCGCGTGTTTAACCCGACACGACAGTCAGAGCGGTTTGATCCTGAAGGTGCGTTTATTCGAAAGTACGTACCTGAGTTGGCGGGCGTGCCGACGAAGTACATTCATCAGCCTGAAAAAATGAGTCATGAGGAGCAGCAAAAAGCCGGCTGCATCATTGGACAAGACTATCCTGAGCCAATGGTTGACCATAAAGAGCGGCGCCAAATCGCTTTGCGGCAATTTGAACAGGCGAAGCAAGAGCAGACCGATTAA
- a CDS encoding dipeptidase, with protein MTERVLQYLQEQRETLLDKLNAFLAIPSVSTMSAHNEDVKKAASFVESYLEDIGFTTVERIETKGHPVVYAEWMGAEGAPTVLVYGHYDVQPADPLELWESEPFEPTIRNGRLFARGASDDKGQVFMHLAVFEAFMKTEGRLPVNVKVCIEGEEEIGSEHLYEVLQDNQSRFDADFSVISDSGMVEAGQPTILYGLKGFTGLEVTVRGPNRDLHSGLYGGAVKNPAMALAHLLSSMKNEEEVVTVAGFYDEVEPLSERERTLMNASPGEDYCETTGVPEVTPEKGYTAKEHTMARPTLEVNGIFGGYQGEGTKTIIPASVTAKLTCRLVPGQDPEHIQDLLVKHLEAHTPRGTTLSITREPLSARAYKVDPEHPLLQKAAASYAKAFGKEAVFVRMGGSIPVVETIDQLYGMPVVLLGFGTPEDNLHSPNESFPLDSYDRGMETLVHYWQAVATK; from the coding sequence ATGACAGAGCGTGTATTGCAATATTTACAGGAGCAGCGGGAAACGTTGCTTGATAAACTGAATGCCTTTCTCGCCATTCCGAGTGTGAGTACGATGTCAGCGCATAACGAGGATGTGAAAAAGGCGGCTTCCTTCGTGGAAAGCTATTTAGAGGACATCGGCTTTACGACCGTGGAGCGTATTGAAACGAAAGGTCATCCTGTCGTCTATGCTGAATGGATGGGGGCAGAAGGCGCGCCAACCGTGCTCGTGTATGGTCATTACGACGTTCAGCCGGCTGATCCACTGGAACTTTGGGAGAGCGAGCCGTTTGAGCCGACAATTCGTAATGGGCGGTTATTTGCGCGCGGGGCGAGTGACGACAAGGGGCAAGTATTTATGCATTTAGCTGTCTTCGAAGCGTTTATGAAGACGGAAGGGCGTTTGCCGGTCAATGTGAAGGTATGTATTGAAGGTGAAGAGGAAATTGGCTCGGAGCATTTGTATGAAGTGCTTCAAGACAACCAGTCCCGTTTCGACGCTGATTTCTCGGTCATTTCGGATTCTGGCATGGTTGAAGCAGGCCAGCCGACGATCTTATACGGTTTGAAAGGCTTTACCGGTTTAGAAGTCACAGTGCGCGGGCCAAACCGCGATCTGCACTCTGGTCTCTATGGCGGCGCGGTGAAAAACCCTGCCATGGCACTTGCGCACTTGTTGAGCTCTATGAAAAATGAGGAAGAGGTCGTGACCGTTGCCGGCTTTTACGACGAGGTGGAGCCTCTCTCCGAGCGCGAGCGCACGTTGATGAATGCGTCTCCAGGTGAAGATTATTGTGAAACGACAGGCGTCCCAGAGGTTACACCTGAAAAAGGTTATACAGCAAAAGAGCATACGATGGCGCGGCCCACCCTTGAAGTGAACGGGATTTTCGGTGGATATCAAGGAGAAGGAACGAAAACGATTATACCCGCTTCCGTAACGGCGAAGCTGACGTGCCGCCTCGTTCCAGGTCAAGACCCTGAACATATTCAAGACTTGCTAGTAAAGCACTTGGAGGCACATACCCCTCGCGGAACGACGCTGTCGATTACGCGCGAGCCATTGTCAGCACGAGCTTATAAAGTCGACCCTGAGCATCCACTCCTACAAAAAGCCGCAGCTAGCTATGCAAAAGCGTTTGGTAAAGAGGCGGTATTTGTACGAATGGGTGGATCGATCCCGGTCGTTGAAACGATTGATCAGTTATACGGTATGCCCGTCGTTTTGTTAGGCTTCGGGACGCCAGAGGACAATTTGCATTCACCAAACGAAAGCTTTCCACTGGACAGTTATGACCGAGGTATGGAAACGTTAGTACACTATTGGCAGGCTGTAGCTACGAAGTAA
- a CDS encoding Bcr/CflA family efflux MFS transporter, whose amino-acid sequence MHHNPTGKERLALAFLLSMLAILGPLNIDMYLPGFPDIAADFNTSASLVQLSLTAALLGLALGQIVVGPISDAKGRRKPLLIFISLFVLSSLVCAFAPNITTFVGARFAQGFTASAGVVLSRAVVRDVFSGRELTKFFALLMVINAFAPMVAPMAGGALLLIPFSDWSAIFYFLSFLGVLMVLTVAFRLKETLPPEKRSPSSIGHSLRTMGSLFKDRSYIGYALIVGFVHGGSFAYVSGTPFVYQGIYGVSPQTFSVLFGINGLAIVLGSFLIGRLGDYIHERILLRTAVLVAVCATFLLFVMTWIQGPLASLVILIFIYMTCMGMVLTSSFTLAMEHQGHRAGSASAVLGMLPLLIGSVVSPLVGLNEESAIPMSTIMFSSSLIGAIIFFTVANNKQIVQKQELEM is encoded by the coding sequence ATGCATCACAACCCAACTGGAAAAGAACGTCTGGCCCTTGCATTTTTGCTTAGTATGCTGGCGATTTTAGGACCATTAAATATTGACATGTATTTGCCTGGATTCCCGGACATTGCTGCTGATTTTAATACGAGTGCATCCCTCGTTCAGCTGAGCTTGACCGCGGCGCTGTTAGGATTGGCCTTAGGGCAGATCGTCGTCGGGCCCATCAGTGATGCGAAGGGACGGAGAAAGCCTTTACTCATATTTATTTCATTATTTGTGTTGTCTTCGCTCGTTTGTGCTTTCGCTCCAAACATTACGACCTTTGTCGGCGCTCGGTTTGCCCAAGGCTTTACCGCTTCGGCAGGTGTCGTGCTGTCTCGTGCGGTCGTGCGTGACGTTTTTAGTGGGCGCGAACTGACGAAGTTTTTCGCTTTGCTTATGGTCATTAACGCCTTTGCCCCGATGGTCGCCCCGATGGCCGGAGGCGCGTTGCTGTTAATTCCTTTTTCTGATTGGTCGGCAATCTTTTATTTCCTTAGCTTTTTAGGGGTGCTCATGGTTTTAACTGTAGCATTTAGGCTAAAGGAAACGTTACCGCCGGAAAAACGGTCTCCTAGCTCCATTGGTCATTCACTGCGAACGATGGGTAGCTTATTTAAGGATCGCTCTTACATTGGATACGCTTTAATCGTCGGTTTTGTACACGGTGGCAGTTTTGCGTATGTGTCAGGAACGCCATTTGTTTATCAGGGGATTTATGGTGTGTCGCCTCAGACATTTAGTGTTCTATTTGGCATTAATGGTTTGGCCATTGTGTTGGGAAGCTTTTTAATCGGGCGTCTAGGTGATTATATTCACGAGCGCATTTTATTAAGAACGGCTGTATTAGTAGCGGTTTGCGCGACTTTTCTGCTATTTGTGATGACTTGGATTCAAGGACCATTGGCGAGCCTCGTCATTCTCATTTTTATTTATATGACCTGTATGGGGATGGTTCTAACAAGCTCGTTCACATTAGCAATGGAGCATCAAGGGCATCGTGCTGGCAGCGCCAGTGCCGTACTAGGCATGCTCCCGCTTTTGATCGGCTCCGTTGTCTCTCCGCTCGTCGGCTTGAATGAAGAAAGCGCGATACCGATGAGCACGATTATGTTTTCTTCGTCATTGATCGGTGCGATCATCTTCTTTACAGTCGCGAATAACAAACAAATTGTTCAAAAACAAGAGCTTGAGATGTAA
- a CDS encoding thioredoxin family protein, with protein sequence MVAHKANMVHLGTSASPFSLLDVRTSQTISLPEQKGDLATLIMFLSNHCPYVKHVRNELVRITADYTPKGVQVMAINANDAESYPVEEPEVMRSLAQECAFPFPYLYDPSQEAAKLYGASCTPDFFLFDANLQLAYHGQLDASRPDNDHPLTGGDLRDALYKTGANEPVDQNQQPSSGSPIKWRLT encoded by the coding sequence TTGGTAGCTCATAAAGCCAACATGGTACACTTAGGGACCTCTGCTTCACCGTTTTCACTGCTGGATGTGCGCACTAGTCAAACAATTTCTCTCCCTGAACAAAAGGGGGATCTCGCTACGCTCATCATGTTTTTAAGCAATCATTGCCCGTATGTCAAACATGTGCGGAATGAACTTGTCCGTATCACGGCAGACTATACTCCAAAAGGGGTTCAAGTGATGGCAATCAATGCAAATGATGCCGAGAGCTATCCCGTTGAAGAGCCTGAAGTGATGAGATCGCTTGCTCAAGAATGCGCTTTTCCATTTCCCTACCTTTACGACCCTTCTCAGGAAGCAGCTAAGCTGTATGGAGCCTCTTGTACGCCTGATTTTTTTCTCTTTGATGCAAACCTTCAGCTTGCTTATCACGGCCAGCTCGATGCATCCAGGCCTGACAATGATCATCCATTAACCGGGGGTGACCTCCGCGATGCTTTGTACAAAACAGGAGCAAATGAGCCTGTTGATCAAAATCAACAGCCTAGCAGTGGGAGCCCCATCAAATGGCGGCTCACATAG
- a CDS encoding polysaccharide deacetylase family protein, protein MKLQSFKRINLLFLTLAALFIATVVSPPGTAHAASYSPIHLLVEDDYVSAEQGEAVVIDGTTYVPLRFISEKLGASVNYQAANRTIQICSPQETEAAVLQISTTNEPPGVFTRKGVSYIPVRKAVEALGYQVDYRSKAPLVRIFLNSATTTDQVAQTHAKALKQNLNLPAWVPKPTPKKPGKVAYLTFDDGPSAIQGKIIEVLGKYDAKATFFLLGDQVKAHPGRATRLAAEGHALGMHSMTHDKDLVYASPSSLINEMKAAQAQIKQATGSSPSILRVPYGSKPYMKKPLRDALVNNNFNMWDWNIDSKDWALPNDPQQIIENIKTGLQHVPKGEPPVLLMHEKQVTLEILPEVITLLKEKGYTLKAYHPEHHQVVNFWNDSRL, encoded by the coding sequence ATGAAGCTACAATCATTCAAACGTATTAATCTACTTTTTTTAACTCTCGCTGCCCTGTTCATAGCGACCGTGGTCTCCCCTCCAGGAACCGCACATGCAGCATCCTATTCACCGATTCATTTGCTCGTAGAAGACGATTATGTCTCTGCCGAACAAGGAGAAGCTGTCGTCATTGACGGAACGACGTATGTTCCGCTTCGCTTCATTTCTGAAAAGCTTGGCGCCAGTGTGAATTATCAAGCAGCCAACCGAACGATACAAATCTGTTCTCCACAAGAAACAGAAGCGGCGGTCTTGCAAATTTCCACAACAAATGAGCCGCCAGGTGTCTTTACGAGAAAAGGGGTTAGTTATATACCGGTCCGTAAAGCTGTTGAAGCCCTTGGTTATCAAGTAGACTATCGATCCAAAGCACCACTTGTACGTATTTTCTTGAACAGCGCTACAACGACAGACCAGGTCGCACAAACACATGCGAAAGCACTTAAGCAAAACCTTAACTTGCCAGCGTGGGTTCCCAAACCTACGCCAAAAAAGCCTGGAAAAGTAGCTTATTTGACATTTGATGATGGACCAAGCGCGATTCAAGGAAAAATCATTGAAGTCCTCGGCAAATATGATGCGAAAGCGACCTTTTTCCTTCTTGGAGACCAGGTGAAGGCACATCCGGGCCGGGCTACTCGCCTTGCCGCGGAAGGACATGCGCTAGGTATGCATTCAATGACGCATGATAAAGATCTCGTATATGCTTCTCCTAGCAGTCTAATCAACGAAATGAAGGCAGCTCAGGCACAAATTAAGCAAGCCACCGGATCATCCCCATCCATTTTACGTGTTCCTTATGGGAGTAAGCCTTATATGAAAAAACCTTTGCGTGATGCTTTAGTGAACAACAATTTTAACATGTGGGACTGGAACATCGATTCAAAAGACTGGGCATTGCCAAATGATCCTCAACAAATCATTGAAAATATTAAAACAGGGCTGCAACATGTACCAAAAGGGGAACCACCTGTCTTGCTCATGCATGAGAAGCAAGTGACGCTCGAGATTCTCCCTGAGGTCATTACATTGCTTAAAGAAAAAGGCTACACACTTAAGGCGTATCATCCGGAACACCATCAAGTTGTCAACTTCTGGAATGACTCACGTTTATAA
- a CDS encoding glycerate kinase family protein: MNLMIACDSFKGSLTSLGAGNAIKRGILKADPHVTATVFPLADGGEGTVDAFVHLFNGTHVTTTVTGPLGAPVDAQYGWVEAENTAIVETAAASGLPLIASDQLDPWNATSYGTGELIQHALHRGAKRIIVGLGGSATVDGGMGLMQALGVIFYDEKGAVLDGKGASLHKVASLDRSALAVFQEIDILLASDVTNPLIGQTGAAQIFGPQKGLAPVDIPKMDKALTQYASVIQRALHLHGFEHLSGSGAAGGIGFALQAFLNAQLESGFKRLIDASQLIDQLKKADVIITGEGQLDDQSFYGKVPVSLAKEAAPYGIPVIAFAGKVLGDPERFADSGIHAAVPITNGPLSLAEAMQQSEELLSLAAERTWRLIHTFL; this comes from the coding sequence ATGAACCTTATGATTGCATGCGATTCGTTTAAAGGCTCGCTGACGAGCTTAGGAGCAGGAAATGCGATTAAGCGCGGTATTTTGAAGGCAGATCCTCACGTGACGGCGACTGTTTTCCCATTAGCTGACGGCGGGGAGGGTACAGTGGATGCCTTTGTGCACCTCTTCAACGGGACACACGTCACGACAACGGTCACAGGTCCCCTTGGTGCACCTGTTGATGCACAGTATGGCTGGGTCGAAGCAGAAAATACCGCTATTGTTGAAACAGCAGCGGCGTCTGGACTTCCTTTAATCGCTAGCGACCAGCTCGACCCGTGGAACGCCACGTCGTACGGGACGGGAGAACTCATTCAGCACGCCCTTCATCGTGGGGCAAAACGCATCATTGTCGGGCTTGGCGGCAGTGCCACAGTGGATGGCGGAATGGGTTTGATGCAAGCACTCGGCGTCATCTTCTATGACGAAAAAGGCGCTGTATTGGATGGAAAAGGGGCGTCACTCCATAAAGTAGCCTCCTTAGACCGATCTGCTTTAGCAGTGTTTCAAGAGATCGATATCTTGCTCGCTTCCGATGTGACAAATCCATTAATTGGTCAGACCGGAGCGGCCCAAATCTTCGGCCCGCAAAAAGGATTAGCTCCGGTCGATATTCCGAAAATGGACAAAGCGCTGACCCAATATGCTTCCGTCATACAAAGAGCCTTGCACCTTCACGGGTTTGAGCATTTATCAGGTAGCGGTGCAGCAGGAGGAATAGGCTTTGCGTTACAAGCATTTTTAAACGCGCAGCTTGAAAGTGGTTTTAAACGCCTTATTGATGCCAGCCAGCTTATCGATCAACTGAAAAAAGCCGATGTGATCATCACCGGAGAAGGCCAGCTAGACGACCAATCCTTTTATGGAAAAGTGCCTGTTTCGTTAGCAAAAGAAGCAGCACCATACGGCATACCTGTCATTGCCTTTGCCGGAAAAGTATTAGGTGATCCCGAGCGCTTTGCCGATTCAGGAATCCATGCCGCCGTTCCGATCACCAATGGACCGCTTTCTTTGGCTGAAGCTATGCAGCAGAGTGAAGAACTGCTGTCGTTGGCAGCCGAGCGTACGTGGCGCCTCATTCATACTTTTTTATAA
- a CDS encoding CdaR family transcriptional regulator, giving the protein MISVQLAQSIVKELTDLTSHSINFMDKRGVIIASHDHERIGQRHEGARQVIQQRKTVEISADDATTTVRQGMNLPIVVHSELIGVIGITGPLERVRTYGSIIQRMTEILAKEAVLNNSSLHKHYARDIFVRKWMSGEYLNEEDIRSEALQHSIELTSPFSCGVFNITNFVQGVFPTQPPSLQPALQTPAYLDQVADWLPHGASLLTSQGVAGFVLFFHQTKGKEWIVDTAQRLSEWMMSTFGFSVEAGISPEVQQLTSLKKGIVKATQASALSSLTRQSIVVYEALGTELLILELSHEQKRDFAARILHLHHPEMNDLLKDLYLFFRNDQSVQRTAEQLFIHKNTLQYRLKKIASITKRDPRQFQDAQLLFTALLCLRLSDISLENNIHL; this is encoded by the coding sequence ATGATCTCTGTCCAGCTCGCGCAATCGATCGTTAAGGAACTGACCGATCTCACAAGCCATTCGATTAACTTCATGGACAAGCGTGGCGTTATTATTGCCAGCCACGATCACGAGCGCATAGGCCAGCGCCATGAAGGTGCACGGCAGGTCATCCAACAGAGAAAAACGGTCGAAATTTCTGCAGACGATGCTACAACGACAGTCAGACAAGGTATGAATTTACCAATCGTTGTCCATTCAGAACTCATCGGCGTCATTGGTATCACTGGTCCATTAGAGCGCGTGCGTACATATGGATCGATTATACAACGGATGACAGAAATTCTAGCAAAGGAAGCCGTTCTCAACAATTCTTCCCTACACAAACACTATGCAAGGGATATCTTCGTTAGAAAATGGATGTCCGGTGAGTACCTCAACGAGGAGGACATCCGCTCCGAAGCATTACAGCACAGTATTGAACTCACCTCCCCGTTTTCCTGCGGTGTTTTTAACATTACCAACTTCGTCCAAGGTGTTTTTCCAACCCAACCTCCCTCCCTACAGCCCGCTCTGCAAACCCCTGCTTATCTCGATCAAGTCGCCGATTGGCTACCACATGGAGCTTCACTGCTCACGTCACAAGGTGTTGCTGGATTTGTCCTTTTCTTTCATCAGACAAAAGGAAAGGAGTGGATTGTTGACACCGCTCAACGCCTCAGTGAATGGATGATGAGCACCTTTGGTTTTTCTGTGGAAGCAGGCATCAGCCCTGAAGTACAGCAGCTTACGAGCCTAAAAAAAGGAATCGTCAAGGCGACACAGGCTAGCGCACTATCGTCTTTAACTAGACAATCGATCGTTGTTTATGAAGCGCTCGGGACTGAGCTGCTGATTTTAGAGTTATCACATGAGCAAAAGCGTGATTTTGCAGCGCGCATCCTTCACTTGCATCACCCTGAAATGAACGATCTGCTAAAAGACCTGTATCTCTTTTTTCGCAACGACCAATCTGTGCAACGAACTGCTGAACAACTGTTTATCCATAAGAACACGCTTCAATATCGTTTAAAGAAAATTGCCTCAATTACTAAGCGAGATCCGCGGCAGTTTCAAGATGCACAGCTTCTTTTTACGGCACTTCTATGCTTACGCTTGTCAGATATTAGTCTTGAGAACAATATACACCTGTAA
- a CDS encoding AbrB family transcriptional regulator, translating to MKQRFIPYIDTLLVALAGGFLFQWLHIVLPWLLGPLVAAMLWRTAFNHQARWPTIARNSGMMILGYTLGVPFTANTFMLMVNDLPLMLVTTVLLIAFTIGIAVVLARWTALSFNSAVVGSIPGGLSQMALLSEEIQKTDPGAVTVMQTIRVLLVVSVVPFLAIYQLNDGSIRIGDSLDNVVATDWMTVIWLWPLILLMVFIAKRLRFPVYPLLGSLIATAIWAATLGSPPSFPNWIVNGAQLLLGAHLGLQFNLSTLAALKQHIWLFVIANLALIFFSLGLAALWSWSSHTDILTAFLSLAPGGVAEMGVTALAVGAHLPTVTSFQLFRVLFILLCLPPFLKWWLTYREQQQMRRHSTKHTT from the coding sequence TTGAAACAACGTTTTATTCCTTACATAGACACCTTGCTTGTTGCGCTTGCTGGTGGCTTTCTTTTTCAATGGCTGCATATCGTGCTTCCATGGCTGCTCGGTCCGCTTGTGGCGGCGATGCTGTGGCGCACTGCATTCAATCATCAAGCACGCTGGCCGACGATTGCCCGCAATAGCGGAATGATGATTCTTGGCTATACACTTGGCGTTCCGTTTACAGCCAACACCTTTATGCTCATGGTCAATGATTTACCTTTAATGCTCGTTACGACTGTGCTGCTGATTGCATTTACGATTGGGATTGCTGTTGTGTTAGCACGCTGGACGGCATTGTCCTTTAACAGTGCCGTCGTCGGGTCGATCCCTGGTGGTCTGTCGCAAATGGCATTGCTTAGTGAAGAAATTCAAAAAACCGACCCTGGAGCGGTCACGGTGATGCAGACGATTCGCGTTCTTCTCGTCGTCTCAGTCGTTCCTTTTTTAGCAATATATCAACTGAATGACGGCTCGATACGCATTGGAGACTCCCTAGACAATGTGGTTGCCACGGATTGGATGACTGTGATTTGGCTATGGCCGCTCATTCTACTCATGGTATTTATCGCCAAACGACTGCGCTTTCCCGTATATCCGTTATTAGGAAGTCTCATTGCCACGGCGATCTGGGCAGCGACGCTCGGGTCTCCGCCCTCGTTTCCTAACTGGATCGTAAACGGCGCACAGCTCTTGCTCGGCGCACATTTAGGATTGCAGTTTAACCTGTCGACACTCGCAGCTTTAAAACAGCACATCTGGCTTTTCGTTATCGCCAATCTAGCGCTGATCTTTTTTTCTCTTGGGCTGGCGGCTTTATGGTCATGGAGTAGTCATACGGATATACTGACCGCTTTTCTTAGCCTTGCGCCAGGCGGCGTTGCCGAAATGGGCGTTACAGCCCTTGCAGTTGGAGCGCATTTGCCGACAGTAACAAGCTTTCAACTCTTTCGCGTTCTGTTTATCCTTCTCTGTCTTCCACCGTTTTTAAAATGGTGGCTCACCTACCGTGAACAGCAGCAAATGAGGCGTCATTCGACAAAGCATACAACGTAA
- a CDS encoding spore coat protein, whose product MQKQPMSGSTSMPNQQPVPANMNHGGHEVFDLHEVLAGQINVMDQFMMFRQYIKDQELIDILDRQYQFIMEQYNILVDAFSTGADPQQKTGQYEMKMSNDVIYGLQPSQPKKPNQSIQDIKEAGVSGHMLGLLKSTSSLLAMTGVEVTNPVVRRVIQDSVPNYMEMAYEVFLYQNKHHYYQVPQLKEQDMQQMISGFQKAQGKPQMPGQNQNGMLQ is encoded by the coding sequence ATGCAAAAACAACCAATGAGCGGGTCAACATCTATGCCCAACCAGCAGCCAGTACCAGCGAATATGAATCATGGCGGCCATGAGGTGTTCGACTTGCACGAAGTCCTTGCTGGACAAATTAATGTGATGGATCAGTTTATGATGTTCCGTCAGTACATCAAAGACCAGGAGCTCATCGATATTTTGGATCGTCAGTATCAATTCATTATGGAGCAGTACAACATTCTTGTTGATGCTTTTTCCACAGGCGCTGATCCTCAGCAGAAGACAGGCCAATATGAGATGAAGATGAGCAATGATGTGATTTACGGTCTTCAGCCGTCCCAGCCGAAAAAACCGAACCAATCGATTCAAGACATTAAAGAAGCTGGTGTATCCGGTCATATGCTCGGTTTGCTGAAATCGACGTCATCGCTTTTAGCGATGACAGGTGTGGAAGTGACCAACCCTGTCGTTCGCCGCGTCATTCAGGACTCGGTGCCGAACTATATGGAAATGGCTTATGAAGTCTTCCTATATCAAAACAAGCATCATTACTATCAAGTGCCACAGCTGAAGGAGCAAGATATGCAGCAAATGATTTCTGGCTTCCAAAAAGCGCAAGGCAAACCACAAATGCCTGGACAAAATCAAAACGGCATGCTCCAATAA